The genomic DNA CCGGTCGTCAATCCGAAGCGCGCGAAGGTGCGCCAGGAGTACATCCTGCAACGCATGTACGAGTTACGTTCCATCACCCAGGAGCAGTACGACGCGGCGAGCCGGCAGCCGCTCATCGTGAAGGGCCTGGGCAAGGAGTACAGCGTGCACGCGGAGTACGTCGCGGAAATGGTGCGACAGATGATGTACGCGCAATATCGCGAAGAGGCCTACACGCGCGGCCTGAACGTCGTGACCACGATCGATTCGGCCGATCAGGACGTCGCCTATCACGCGCTGCGCAAAGGGTTGATGGACTACGAGCGCCGCCACGGCTATCGTGGCCCGGAGGCGTTCATCGATCTGCCGGTCGACGCCGACGAGCGCGAGCAGGCTATCGACGACGCGCTGCTCGAGCATCCCGACAACGGCGAAATCATCGCGGCCGTCGTCACGGCGGCGGGCCCGAAGCAGGTGCAGGCGGCGTTCATCGACGGCAATGTCGCGACGATCGAGGGCGACGGCCTGCGCTACGCGCAATTCGCGCTCGGCCCGCGCGCGCAGGCGAATCAGCGCATCCGGCCCGGCGCAATCGTGCGGCTCGTGAAGAACGACGACGGCGACTGGTCGATCACGCAATTGCCGCAGGTGGAAGGCGCGTTCATCTCGCTGGTGCCGCAGGACGGTGCGATCCGCTCGCTGGTCGGCGGCTTCGACTTCAACAAGAACAAGTTCAATCACGTGACGCAGGCGTGGCGTCAGCCGGGCTCGAGCTTCAAGCCGTTCATCTATTCGGCGTCGCTCGAAAAGGGCCTCGGGCCCGCCACGATCATCAACGACGCGCCGCTCTTTTTCAGCGCCGCCGAAACCGGCGGCCAGGCGTGGGAGCCGAAAAACTACGGCGGCGGCTTCGATGGTCCGATGACGATGCGCACGGCGCTGCAGAAGTCGAAGAACCTCGTATCGATCCGCATCCTGAACCACATCGGCCCGAAGTACGCGCAACAATACATCACGCGCTTCGGCTTCGACGCCGACCGCCATCCCGCCTATCTGCCGATGGCGCTCGGCGCGGGCCTCGTGACGCCGCTGCAGATGGCGGGCGCGTTCTCGGTGTTCGCGAACGGCGGCTACCGGATCAATCCTTATCTGATCGCCGAGGTCACCGATCAGCGCGGCATCGTCGTGGCGCACGCGCAGCCGCTCGTGGCCGGGCAAAGCGCGCCGTTCGCGATCGAGCCGCGCAACGCATACGTGATGAACAGCCTGCTGCAAAGCGTGGCGCAGCGCGGCACCGGCGCGAAGAGCAACGTGCTCAAGCGCACCGACCTCGCCGGCAAGACCGGCACGACCAACGATTCGCGCGATGCGTGGTTCGCCGGCTATCAGCACACGCTCACCGCAATCGCGTGGATTGGCTACGACAACCCGCGCAGCCTCGGCGACAAGGAAACCGGCGGCGGCCTCGCGCTGCCGGTGTGGATCGACTACATGGGACGCGCGCTGAAGGGCGTGCCCGAGTACAAGATGGCACGCCCCGACAACGTCGCCGAAATCGGCTCGGAGCTGTATTTCGACGACTTCACGCCGGGGCACGGTTTCATCGCGACGGTCGGCGTCAGTCAGGCGACGCTCGATGCCGAGGCGAGCGCGGCAACCACGGCCGCGCCCGAGCAGGTCGGCGAGCAGGAAAAGCAGAACATCATGAATCTGTTCCGCGGGCACTGAGGCCGCGTCGATGTCCCGTTAGAAAAGAAAAACCGCCGCGTTCGATACGCGGCGGTTCTGTTTTGAGAGCGCTTCGAGCTTATTGCGCGGTGATCCGCACCGGCTCACCGGCCTGCTGCGTCGCATACTGCGACAGGGCTGCGAAAAACTCCGAACCGCTGCGCGTATCGCGCCATTCACCATCGACGAAACGGAAGTGGAAACCACCGGCCTTCGCCGCGATCCAGATCTCGCTCATTGGCGGCTGAAGGTTGACGATGATCTTCGTGCGGTTCTCGAATTCGAGAGTCAGAACGTTGCCGCTGCGCTCGAGCTCGATGTCGGCGTCGATGTCGTCTAGCGCGCTCTCGATGGCGGCCAGCACGGCTTCCGCACGGGTCAGGTAATCACTATCGGACATGCTAAACTCCATCGATTATTTATTCAGGGACAGTCATGCGAGTCGTAACTCGGATGCGCGCGGCAGCACCCGGCCGCGCGATTGTAGCGGTTTTAGCCATTTTCGCAGGTTGTGCGCTCACCGGCTGCGGCCAACGCGGCTCGCTCTATCTGCCGACCGTACCGCCGCTGCCTGCCCCGCCGGCTAACCGCACGCAAACACCGTCGACCGATCAGACGCAACCGGCTAGCGGCAACGCGGCCGGCATGGGCTCGATCCCGAACACCTCGGGCACGCCGCTCACGCTTGCCCCCGAAGAGCAACTCACGACACCGCCCGCTTCGGCGGCATCGGCTCCCGCAGTGCCGCTGCCCGCCTCTGCCGTCCCGTCCGTTCAATAAGACTTTCGCATGACTCGATCCGCATTTGACTACGTCGACGGCGTATTGCACGCCGAAGGCGTGTCCGCCGTTTCCCTCGCCGAGCAGTTCGGCACGCCGTTGTACGTCTATTCGCGCGCCGCACTCACCGCTGCGTGGAACGCCTATGCGGGTGCTTGCGCCGGGCGTCGCGCGAGCGTGCACGTGGCCGTCAAGGCCAACAGCAATCTCGCGGTGCTGAACGTGTTCGCGCGTCTCGGCGCGGGCTTCGACATCGTGTCGGGCGGCGAGCTCGCGCGCGTGCTCGCGGCCGGCGGCAAAGCGGAAAACACCGTGTTTTCGGGCGTCGGCAAGCAGGCGAGCGAAATGCGCGACGCGCTCGCGGCCGGCGTCAAATGCTTCAACGTCGAATCGATTCCCGAGCTCGACCGCCTCAACGCGGTGGCCGGCGAGATGGGCAAGAAGGCGCCGGTGTCGCTGCGCGTGAATCCCGACGTCGATGCGAAAACGCATCCGTACATTTCCACCGGCCTGAAGACGAACAAGTTCGGCGTCGCGTTCGAGGATGCACGCGCCACCTACCAGGCGGCCGCGGCGATGGCGAATCTCGAGGTGGTCGGCATCGACTGCCATATCGGCTCGCAGATCACCGAAGTCGCGCCCTATCTCGACGCGATCGACAAGGTGCTGGAACTCGTCGAGCAGATCGAGCAGGACGGAGTGACGATTCGCCATATCGACGTCGGCGGCGGTCTCGGCATCACCTACGACGACGAAACGCCGCCGGAAATTGGCGAGTTCGTGCGCACGGTGCTCGATCGAATCGAAGCGCGCGGCCACGGTCACCGCGAAGTCTATTTCGAGCCGGGCCGCTCGCTGGTCGGCAATGCGGGCGTGCTGCTCACGCGTCTCGAGTTTCTGAAGCCGGGCGAGGACAAGAACTTCGCGATCGTCGACGCGGCGATGACCGATCTCGCACGCCCCGCGATGTACGACGCGTATCACGCCATCGAGCCGGTCGTGAAGCGCGACGTGCCCGCGCACGTGTACGACGTGGTCGGCCCGGTCTGCGAAAGCGGCGACTGGCTCGGCCGCGAACGCCTGCTCGCGGTCGAACCCGGCGATCTGCTGGCGATTCGCTCGGCCGGCGCGTACGGCTTCGTGATGAGCTCGAACTACAACACCCGTGCGCGCGCCGCCGAAGTGATGGTGGATGGTACACAGGCGCATGTAGTTCGCGCGCGCGAAGAGGTCAAGCAGCTGTTTGCCGGTGAAACGATTCTGCCGGCGTAAACGTCAGTACCTCCGACAGACCCCTCGGTCGGACGCAGCAACAAAAATGGCGATGCCACCGTGGCATCGCCATTTTTCTTTGCAGCGGCGTAACGCGGACATCCCTCGCTCACCGTCGCCGCGTTCCCATTCTCCGCTCGCGTATCCACACCACCAGCCGCCACCCCAGCAACGCGATCATCACCGCGCCGTAAATCTTTGGCAGCAGCAGATCGTGCTTGCCCGCCTTCATCCACCAGAAATGCAGAATCGCGAGCACGCCGATCACATAGATCGCGCGATGCAGTGTCTGCCAGCGGCGCCCCAGCTTGCGCACCATCGCGCGCGGCGACGTGACCGCAAGCGCGATCAGCAGCACGAACGCGGCGAAGCCCACCGTGATGAACGGCCGCTTGCCGATGTCCTTCAGAATCTCCGCGACATCGAACCACTTGTCGAACCACAGGTACGTGGTGAAATGCAGCGTGGCAT from Paraburkholderia sp. HP33-1 includes the following:
- the lysA gene encoding diaminopimelate decarboxylase translates to MTRSAFDYVDGVLHAEGVSAVSLAEQFGTPLYVYSRAALTAAWNAYAGACAGRRASVHVAVKANSNLAVLNVFARLGAGFDIVSGGELARVLAAGGKAENTVFSGVGKQASEMRDALAAGVKCFNVESIPELDRLNAVAGEMGKKAPVSLRVNPDVDAKTHPYISTGLKTNKFGVAFEDARATYQAAAAMANLEVVGIDCHIGSQITEVAPYLDAIDKVLELVEQIEQDGVTIRHIDVGGGLGITYDDETPPEIGEFVRTVLDRIEARGHGHREVYFEPGRSLVGNAGVLLTRLEFLKPGEDKNFAIVDAAMTDLARPAMYDAYHAIEPVVKRDVPAHVYDVVGPVCESGDWLGRERLLAVEPGDLLAIRSAGAYGFVMSSNYNTRARAAEVMVDGTQAHVVRAREEVKQLFAGETILPA
- the cyaY gene encoding iron donor protein CyaY — protein: MSDSDYLTRAEAVLAAIESALDDIDADIELERSGNVLTLEFENRTKIIVNLQPPMSEIWIAAKAGGFHFRFVDGEWRDTRSGSEFFAALSQYATQQAGEPVRITAQ
- a CDS encoding penicillin-binding protein 1A encodes the protein MQVTSPTSPPPAPKKRKRPLWQKLILGFIGLIVAGIVCVALLLGYALVVATPNLPSLDALTDYQPKVPLRIYTADHVLIGEFGEERRDIVHIQDVPDSLKKAILAIEDARFYEHGGVDLTGIARAGIVALTNGHATQGASTITMQVARNFFLSSEKTYTRKIYEMLLAYKIESKLSKDQILEVYMNQIYLGQRAYGFASAARVYFGKDLKDLTLAESAMLAGLPKAPSAYNPVVNPKRAKVRQEYILQRMYELRSITQEQYDAASRQPLIVKGLGKEYSVHAEYVAEMVRQMMYAQYREEAYTRGLNVVTTIDSADQDVAYHALRKGLMDYERRHGYRGPEAFIDLPVDADEREQAIDDALLEHPDNGEIIAAVVTAAGPKQVQAAFIDGNVATIEGDGLRYAQFALGPRAQANQRIRPGAIVRLVKNDDGDWSITQLPQVEGAFISLVPQDGAIRSLVGGFDFNKNKFNHVTQAWRQPGSSFKPFIYSASLEKGLGPATIINDAPLFFSAAETGGQAWEPKNYGGGFDGPMTMRTALQKSKNLVSIRILNHIGPKYAQQYITRFGFDADRHPAYLPMALGAGLVTPLQMAGAFSVFANGGYRINPYLIAEVTDQRGIVVAHAQPLVAGQSAPFAIEPRNAYVMNSLLQSVAQRGTGAKSNVLKRTDLAGKTGTTNDSRDAWFAGYQHTLTAIAWIGYDNPRSLGDKETGGGLALPVWIDYMGRALKGVPEYKMARPDNVAEIGSELYFDDFTPGHGFIATVGVSQATLDAEASAATTAAPEQVGEQEKQNIMNLFRGH
- the lptM gene encoding LPS translocon maturation chaperone LptM — protein: MRVVTRMRAAAPGRAIVAVLAIFAGCALTGCGQRGSLYLPTVPPLPAPPANRTQTPSTDQTQPASGNAAGMGSIPNTSGTPLTLAPEEQLTTPPASAASAPAVPLPASAVPSVQ
- the msrQ gene encoding protein-methionine-sulfoxide reductase heme-binding subunit MsrQ — protein: MASDTQSVTRNEPAARRATSVSAAKPRSAGGARWVVPAKVVVFIAALYPLARIVLFGVTDRLGANPIEFITRSTGLWTLVFLCITLTVTPLRRLTGVAALVRFRRMLGLYTFFYATLHFTTYLWFDKWFDVAEILKDIGKRPFITVGFAAFVLLIALAVTSPRAMVRKLGRRWQTLHRAIYVIGVLAILHFWWMKAGKHDLLLPKIYGAVMIALLGWRLVVWIRERRMGTRRR